A region of Culicoides brevitarsis isolate CSIRO-B50_1 chromosome 1, AGI_CSIRO_Cbre_v1, whole genome shotgun sequence DNA encodes the following proteins:
- the LOC134828063 gene encoding DNA-directed RNA polymerase I subunit RPA1: MTVKHGIHLDPSTLKFSIFSSDDIRKLSVTKITTGQAFDEIGNPLTGGLYDNALGPCTNRDICKTCFKDYASCTGHFGHIELCLPVYNPFFVKMAYSILRMSCLSCFKLQLPDITKSVTELQLELVDAGYIIEAEELEQYKSENVNDGEVKIKLENGLEVPKKVAEYQELLMREPFNQYGNTKSTESIRNAILNNTMANCVTKTCIHCKQQMKRVKFSYKRLVFGLTKGDMKVFYGDEEDEKADKIKATNRNIFADECRQFLRKLYENDGKFLRLLFPVLKNVSQSGKCPLDALFMDILPVTPSVVRPCNKLRGEILEHPQTTVYKEILRANNLLRSVIAVMKSNSKEDSMVISKDTQSIYDLAKGNSADEKLYNAWNHLQAQVDLTLDVDPRAPVSGQGLKQIIEKKEGLIRMHMMGKRVNYAARTVITPDPNIGVDEIGIPEAFALKLTYPTPVTPWNIQYLRKIVTNGPNVHPGACFIENEIGQKIMISPTNETQRETLAKTLLTPTESRQGVKIVHRHLHNGDVLLLNRQPTLHKPSIMAHKARILKGEKTFRLHYSNCKSYNADFDGDEMNAHFAQNELARSEAYNLVNVANQYLVPKDGTPLGGLIQDHIISGVKLMLRGKFFNKHDYQQYVFQGLSKKSGHIKLLPPTIWKPIPLWSGKQVVSTIIRNLIPEDVPPINLTATAKISAKAWQSQESREWAAGGSPLEGNSMSEAEVIIRHGELLCGILDKNHYGATPYGLVHSMYELYGGDVSSNVLSAFSKLFTNYLQREGFTLGVKDIIVLEKADKKRAKIIKKCRKSGRIAALGALELDLDTPDEVMIEKMDEAYTNNPKFRTIIDRKYKQVLDSFTNDMNKTCIPTGLVSKFPENNLQLMVQSGAKGSTVNTMQISALLGQIELEGKRPPLMISRKSLPSFPSFETSPRSGGFIDGRFLSGIRPQEFFFHCMAGREGLIDTAVKTSRSGYLQRCLIKHLEGLNVNYDMTVRDSDNSVVQFMYGEDGMDISKAQFFKTKTLEFLNDNRDAIVNEELLKKLKNDEVIDEKINKHKKKLRQWIKKNGSALAKHRISAFKNYSEEVAKEMDIKNPNKIKEGRSRLAGKIVESWQNADQDIITQYIKKSLRCPDPTISKFSPDNHFTAISEYLESLISSFAKTHNDKDEQSAFSDMLYVKGITSLAAPGEPVGLLAAQSIGEPSTQMTLNTFHFAGRGEMNVTLGIPRLREILMMASKNIKTPSMDIPFLKIEDQEKISEKLRIGLNKVTVADVLETVNVKSKLVYFPQRGREYVLRFQFLPRDGYKNEFCVKPKQIIKHMSKNFFKQMFRLIIQAAKEKNTIIDIETESKKKGKESTEEAGGDADTQGPNISVRPTRKDDSSDDDEPMGDDADATDERKRAKQADERDYDEPEDPEEIQDAEVEEEDMIEEVPIDPLEEQQEMEAETADVVRSHEFAEDYTFDKDRHLWCQIRFCLPMKYKTIDLTNLLRNLAKKSIIWEVSKINRAITYMANDRLTLKTDGINIQSMFKYDTVLDLNKLYTNDIHAVANTYGIEAAARVIVKEVQNVFKVYGITVDPRHLLLIADYMTFDGTFQPLSRKGMEASASPLQQMSFESSLVFLKSATIQGRADNLASPSSRLMVGQPCKSGTGICTLVNNNDYILKSLKK; the protein is encoded by the exons ATGACTGTCAAACATGGAATCCATCTGGATCCCTCGACACTCAAATTTTCCATCTTCAGTTCTGACGACATCCGAAAATTGAGTGTGACAAAAATCACCACCGGACAGGCCTTCGATGAAATTGGAAATCCTCTCACGGGTGGATTATACGACAACGCCTTAGGCCCATGCACAAATCGAGACATTTGCAAAACTTGCTTCAAAGATTATGCTTCGTGCACGGGTCACTTTGGGCACATTGAGTTGTGTTTGCCCGTGTACAATCCGTTCTTCGTGAAAATGGCTTACAGTATCCTGCGGATGAGTTGTTTGTCGTGTTTCAAGCTACAATTGCCCGACATTACCAAAAGTGTGACGGAATTGCAGTTGGAACTCGTCGATGCCGGTTACATTATCGAAGCGGAGGAGCTGGAGCAGTACAAGAGCGAAAACGTGAACGATGGCGAGGTCAAAATAAAACTCGAAAATGGTCTGGAAGTGCCAAAGAAAGTTGCCGAGTATCAAGAATTGCTTATGCGAGAACCGTTTAATCAATATGGCAACACAAAAAGTACGGAATCGATCCGAAATGCCATTCTTAACAACACAATGGCGAATTGCGTGACGAAAACTTGCATTCACTGCAAGCAACAAATGAAGAGAGTCAAGTTTTCGTACAAAAGACTCGTTTTTGGGTTGACCAAAGGCGACATGAAGGTCTTTTA tggcgatgaagaagatgaaaaagcTGACAAGATAAAAGCAACAAATCGTAACATTTTCGCCGATGAATGTCGTCAGTTCTTGCGAAAATTGTACGAAAATGACggaaaatttcttcgtttGCTATTTCCGGTGCTAAAAAATGTCAGTCAATCCGGAAAATGTCCCTTAGACGCACTGTTTATGGATATTTTACCTGTTACGCCTTCAGTTGTGAGACCA tgCAACAAATTACGCGGTGAAATTCTGGAACATCCTCAAACAACGGTCTACAAAGAAATTCTGCGTGCCAATAATCTCCTTCGATCCGTCATTGCCGTGATGAAAAGTAACAGCAAAGAAGATTCCATGGTAATTTCGAAAGACACCCAATCGATTTATGACTTGGCCAAGGGAAATTCTGCCGATGAAAAGTTGTACAACGCTTGGAATCATCTTCAAGCGCAAGTTGACTTAACGCTCGATGTTGATCCGCGTGCTCCGGTCTCTGGACAGGGATTGAAGCAAATTATCGAGAAGAAAGAAGGTCTCATTCGCATGCACATGATGGGAAAACGTGTAAATTATGCCGCTCGTACCGTTATTACGCCCGATCCGAATATCGGAGTTGATGAGATTGGGATTCCGGAGGCTTTTGCACTGAAATTGACCTATCCGACACCTGTTACGCCATGGAATATTCAATATTTGCGGAAAATTGTCACGAATGGACCGAATGTTCATCcagg tGCTTGTTTCATCGAAAACGAGATCGGCCAGAAGATCATGATTTCCCCAACGAACGAAACGCAACGTGAAACACTCGCCAAAACCCTTCTTACTCCAACCGAAAGTCGTCAAGGTGTCAAAATCGTGCATCGTCACTTGCATAACGGCGATGTTTTGCTGCTGAATCGTCAACCGACGCTCCACAAGCCCAGTATAATGGCTCACAAAGCTCGTATCCTCAAGGGCGAGAAGACTTTTCGTTTGCACTACTCCAACTGCAAATCCTACAACGCTGATTTCGATGGTGACGAGATGAATGCGCATTTCGCACAAAATGAACTCGCCCGCAGCGAAGCCTACAACTTGGTAAATGTCGCGAATCAATATTTGGTACCGAAAGACGGAACTCCCCTTGGCGGCTTGATTCAGGATCACATCATTTCCGGTGTGAAACTCATGTTACGCGGAAAATTCTTTAACAAGCACGACTACCAACAGTACGTTTTCCAAGGCTTAAGCAAGAAATCCGGGCATATCAAGTTACTTCCGCCAACGATTTGGAAGCCGATTCCACTTTGGAGTGGCAAACAAGTTGTTTCAACGATCATCCGGAATTTAATTCCCGAAGACGTGCCACCGATAAATTTAACGGCAACGGCGAAAATTAGTGCAAAAGCGTGGCAGAGTCAAGAATCGCGTGAATGGGCTGCTGGCGGCTCGCCTTTGGAAGGAAATTCAATGTCTGAAGCGGAAGTCATTATTCGTCACGGTGAACTTTTGTGTggaattttggataaaaatcatTATGGAGCAACGCCTTACGGTTTGGTGCATTCAATGTACGAATTATATGGCGGCGATGTCAGTTCCAACGTTTTGAGTGCCTTTTCGAAGCTTTTTACGAACTATTTGCAACGCGAAGGGTTCACTTTGGGTGTTAAGGACATCATTGTGTTGGAGAAAGCGGATAAGAAACGTGCGAAAATCATCAAGAAATGTCGAAAATCCGGTAGAATTGCTGCGTTGGGGGCACTCGAACTCGACTTGGATACGCCTGACGAAGTGATGATCGAAAAAATGGACGAAGCGTACACAAATAATCCGAAATTTCGCACAATTATCGATCGGAAGTACAAACAAGTTTTGGATTCGTTCACGAATGACATGAACAAGACATGCATCCCGACTGGTTTGGTGAGCAAATTCCCGGAAAATAATCTTCAGTTGATGGTGCAGTCAGGAGCCAAGGGTTCAACTGTCAATACGATGCAAATTTCGGCGTTACTTGGACAAATCGAGTTGGAAGGAAAACGTCCTCCATTGATGATTTCACGAAAATCTCTTCCAAGTTTCCCGAGTTTTGAGACTTCGCCACGTTCCGGAGGTTTCATTGACGGTAGATTTTTGTCTGGAATTCGCCCGcaagaatttttcttccattgtATGGCAGGGCGTGAAGGTCTGATCGATACAGCTGTCAAAACAAGTCGTTCCGGATATCTTCAACGGTGTCTCATCAAACATTTGGAAGGCTTGAATGTTAATTATGACATGACGGTTCGCGATTCTGACAACAGTGTCGTTCAATTTATGTATGGCGAGGATGGAATGGACATCAGTAAAGCTCAATTCTTTAAGACGAAGACATTGGAGTTCTTAAATGACAACCGAGATGCAATTGTGAACGaagaattgttgaaaaaattgaagaatgaTGAagttattgatgaaaaaattaataaacataagAAGAAGTTGCGACAATGGATAAAGAAAAATGGATCAGCTTTGGCAAAACATCGAATTAGTgcgttcaaaaattattctgaagAGGTTGCTAAGGAAATGGATATCAAAAATCCCAATAAA aTCAAAGAAGGTCGTTCCCGCCTCGCAGGAAAAATAGTCGAATCCTGGCAAAACGCTGACCAAGACATCATCACGCAATACATCAAGAAAAGCCTTCGTTGTCCTGATCCGACAATCAGCAAATTCAGTCCCGACAATCATTTTACTGCAATTTCTGAATATTTGGAGTCTCTCATCAGCTCTTTCGCCAAAACGCACAATGACAAGGACGAGCAAAGTGCTTTTAGTGACATGTTGTACGTAAAGGGCATCACATCGCTCGCAGCTCCTGGAGAACCTGTTGGACTTCTTGCAGCACAATCCATTGGAGAACCATCGACGCAGATGACACTGAATACTTTCCATTTCGCCGGTCGTGGTGAGATGAACGTCACTCTCGGTATCCCTCGTTTGCGCGAAATTCTCATGATGGCatcgaaaaacatcaaaacacCCTCGATGGATAttccttttttgaaaattgaagatCAGGAAAAGATTTCCGAGAAACTGCGGATCGGATTGAACAAAGTTACGGTCGCTGATGTGCTGGAAACTGTAAATGTCAAAAGCAAGTTGGTTTATTTCCCACAACGAGGACGAGAATATGTCCTccggtttcaatttttacctcGCGATGGCTATAAAAACGAATTTTGTGTCAAGCCGAAGCAAATAATCAAACACATGTCGAAGAATTTCTTCAAACAAATGTTTAGATTAATTATTCAAGcggcaaaagagaaaaatacgaTCATTGACATCGAAACTGAGAGTAAAAAGAAGGGAAAAGAAAGCACAGAAGAGGCAGGAGGTGATGCCGACACCCAAGGACCAAATATTTCCGTTCGCCCAACGCGAAAAGACGACAGTTCCGACGATGACGAACCAATGGGCGACGATGCTGATGCCACGGACGAACGAAAACGCGCGAAACAAGCTGACGAACGGGATTACGACGAGCCTGAAGACCCTGAAGAGATCCAGGATGCCGAAGTAGAGGAAGAAGACATGATCGAAGAAGTCCCCATCGATCCGTTGGAAGAACAGCAAGAAATGGAAGCAGAAACTGCAGATGTTGTACGAAGTCACGAGTTTGCCGAAGACTATACTTTCGACAAAGATCGTCATTTGTGGTGCCAAATTCGTTTCTGTCTGCCGATGAAATACAAAACGATCGATTTGACGAATCTCTTGCGAAATCTCGccaaaaaatcgattatttGGGAAGTTTCGAAGATTAATCGTGCCATCACGTATATGGCGAACGATCGTTTGACCCTCAAAACGGATGGCATTAACATCCAGTCCATGTTCAAGTATGACACGGTGCTCGATTTGAACAAATTATACACGAACGACATCCATGCGGTGGCAAATACGTATGGAATTGAGGCAGCTGCCAGAGTTATTGTGAAAGAAGTTCAGAATGTCTTTAAAGTTTATGGCATTACGGTAGATCCGCGACATTTATTGCTGATTGCCGATTACATGACCTTCGATGGCACCTTCCAACCACTGAGTCGCAAGGGAATGGAGGCATCTGCGTCGCCGTTGCAGCAAATGTCGTTCGAGTCATCGTTAGTATTTTTGAAATCAGCGACGATTCAGGGAAGAGCTGATAACCTGGCGTCGCCATCGAGTCGCTTGATGGTAGGACAACCATGCAAAAGTGGCACGGGCATTTGTACGTTGGTGAATAACAACGATTATAttctaaaaagtttgaaaaaataa
- the LOC134827229 gene encoding uncharacterized protein LOC134827229 has protein sequence MKILIPLLAIIVAVSANVPQDSDYDTEHLKIVKACEDHHEVDDAEKAVWWAWKIPANPKRCYLACVMAHFKWLTKDGDISVSAIKESYEAVGHGSSAPDQEFLNENCENLNSTEDHCSKTLLLYTCLLEKSPNVQHFKDAFDGKPNTV, from the coding sequence ATGAAGATTTTAATACCGTTACTTGCAATAATTGTCGCCGTAAGTGCTAATGTTCCACAAGACAGTGACTATGACACGGAGCACTTGAAAATCGTCAAAGCATGCGAAGATCATCATGAAGTTGATGACGCTGAGAAAGCAGTTTGGTGGGCTTGGAAAATTCCCGCTAATCCAAAACGTTGCTATTTGGCGTGTGTCATGGCGCACTTCAAGTGGCTTACTAAAGATGGAGATATCAGTGTAAGTGCCATCAAAGAGAGTTATGAAGCTGTTGGACATGGAAGTTCGGCTCCGGACCAAGAATTCTTGaacgaaaattgtgaaaatttgaattcaactGAGGACCATTGTAGCAAAACACTTTTGTTGTATACTTGCTTGTTAGAGAAATCTCCCAATGTACAGCATTTTAAGGATGCCTTTGATGGAAAACCAAATACTGTATGA